The proteins below come from a single Vidua macroura isolate BioBank_ID:100142 chromosome 17, ASM2450914v1, whole genome shotgun sequence genomic window:
- the TOP1 gene encoding DNA topoisomerase 1 isoform X2: MTRWMSYAMSGWLTFHHCQPLFLWKTLTCWIPTGNSTQQRGGRLGRSWRSVWKRTFCHSCADYKPKKIKTEDIKKAKKRKQEEEEDSKAKKVKSKDKKIPEADKRKKPKKEEEQKWKWWEEERYPEGIKWKFLEHKGPVFAPPYEPLPENVKFYYDGKVMKLSTKAEEVATFFAKMLDHEYTTKEIFRKNFFKDWRKEMTSEEKSTITSLSKCDFTHMSQYFKAQSEARKQMSKEEKQKIKEENERLLKEYGYCVMDNHKERIANFKIEPPGLFRGRGNHPKMGMLKRRIMPEDIIINCSKDSKIPAPPPGHKWKEVRHDNKVTWLVSWTENIQGSIKYIMLNPSSRIKGEKDWQKYETARRLKKCVDKIRNQYREDWKSKEMKVRQRAVALYFIDKLALRAGNEKEEGETADTVGCCSLRVEHIKLHPELDGQEYVVEFDFLGKDSIRYYNKVPVEKRVFKNLQLFMENKQPEDDLFDRLNTSILNKHLQDLMEGLTAKVFRTYNASITLQQQLKELTNPDDNIPAKILSYNRANRAVAILCNHQRAPPKTFEKSMMNLQSKIDAKKEQLADARRELKSAKADAKVRRDEKSKKTVESKKKAVQRIEEQLMKLEVQATDREENKQIALGTSKLNYLDPRISVAWCKKWGIPIEKIYNKTQREKFAWAIDMAEEDYEF; the protein is encoded by the exons ATGACGAGGTGGATGAGCTATGCTATGAGTGGCTGGCTGACGTTTcaccactgccagcccttgTTCTTGTGGAAGACTTTAACCTGCTGGATACCTACTGGAAACTCaacacagcagagaggaggcaGGCTGGGACGTTCCTGGAGGAGTGTGTGGAAAAGAACTTTCTGTCACAGCTG TGCTGACTACAAAcccaagaaaatcaaaacagaagacatcaagaaagcaaagaaaaggaaacaagaggaagaagag gacagcaaagcaaagaaagtTAAGAGCAAAGATAAGAAAATCCCTGAAGCAGACAAAAGAAAGAAGCCGAAAAAAGAAGAGGAGCAAAAATGGAAATG GTGGGAAGAAGAGCGCTACCCTGAAGGCATTAAATGGAAGTTCCTAGAGCACAAAGGTCCTGTATTTGCTCCACCATATGAACCTCTGCCTGAAAATGTCAAGTTTTATTATGATG GTAAAGTCATGAAGCTGAGTACCAAAGCAGAAGAAGTTGCCACATTCTTTGCAAAAATGCTTGATCATGAGTACACTACAAAGGAGATCTTCAGGAAAAACTTCTTCAAGGACTGGAGAAAG GAAATGACCTCTGAAGAGAAGAGCACTATCACCAGCCTCAGCAAGTGTGACTTCACCCACATGAGCCAGTATTTCAAAGCTCAGTCGGAAGCTAGGAAACAGATGTCCAAGGAGGAGAAACAG AAAATCAAAGAGGAGAACGAGCGGCTATTGAAGGAGTATGGTTACTGTGTGATGGACAACCACAAGGAGAGGATTGCCAACTTTAAGATTGAGCCCCCAGGTCTCTTCCGAGGTCGTGGGAACCATCCCAAAATGGGGATGTTGAAGAGGCGCATCATGCCCGAAGACATCATCATAAACTGCAGCAA GGATTCCAAAATCCCTGCCCCTCCACCAGGACACAAATGGAAGGAGGTTCGGCATGATAACAAGGTGACCTGGCTGGTGTCATGGACTGAGAACATCCAAGGCTCTATCAAATACATCATGTTGAACCCTAGCTCAAGAATTAAG GGTGAGAAGGACTGGCAGAAGTACGAGACAGCTCGGAGGTTGAAGAAGTGTGTAGATAAAATCCGGAATCAATACCGAGAAGACTGGAAATCCAAAGAGATGAAAGTACGGCAGAGGGCTGTGGCACTGTACTTCATTGATAAG CTTGCCCTGAGAGCTGgtaatgaaaaagaagaaggagaGACAGCTGACACCgtgggctgctgctctctgagagTAGAGCACATCAAGCTGCATCCTGAGCTGGATGGGCAGGAATACGTGGTTGAGTTTGACTTCCTCGGGAAGGACTCCATCCGATACTACAACAAGGTCCCTGTGGAGAAGAGG GTGTTTAAGAATCTTCAGCTGTTCATGGAGAACAAGCAGCCTGAGGATGACCTCTTTGACCGCCTCAAT ACCAGTATCTTAAATAAACACCTTCAAGACCTTATGGAGGGACTGACAGCCAAGGTATTCCGTACTTACAATGCCTCCATCACgctacagcagcagctcaagGAGCTCACGAATC CGGATGACAACATCCCAGCAAAGATCCTCTCCTACAACCGTGCCAACAGAGCGGTGGCCATCCTGTGTAACCACCAGAGAGCTCCACCCAAAACCTTTGAGAAGTCCATGATGAACCTGCAGAGCAAG ATTGATGCCAAGAAGGAGCAATTAGCTGATGCCAGGAGGGAACTGAAAAGCGCCAAAGCTGATGCCAAGGTCCGGAGGGATGAGAAGTCTAAAAA GACAGTGGAGAGCAAGAAGAAAGCGGTGCAGAGGATCGAGGAGCAGCTGATGAAGCTGGAGGTTCAGGCTACAGATAGGGAGGAGAACAAGCAGATTGCTTTGGGCACCTCCAAACTCAACTATCTGGATCCCAGGATCTCTGTTGCTTG GTGTAAGAAGTGGGGAATTCCTATAGAGAAGATTTATAACAAAACCCAACGAGAGAAATTTGCCTGGGCTATCGACATGGCAGAGGAAGACTATGAGTTTTAA
- the TOP1 gene encoding DNA topoisomerase 1 isoform X1 → MSGDQLHNDSQIEADFRANGKIYKLTSTSQNDLYTWDCIACLDSHKHKDKHKDREHRHKEHKKDKEKDREKSKHSNSEHKDSSEKKHKDKEKTKHKDGSSEKHKDKHKDKDKEKRKEEKMKSSSGDIKIKKEKENGFSSPPRIKDEPDDDGFYASPKEDSKPLKRPREDDDADYKPKKIKTEDIKKAKKRKQEEEEDSKAKKVKSKDKKIPEADKRKKPKKEEEQKWKWWEEERYPEGIKWKFLEHKGPVFAPPYEPLPENVKFYYDGKVMKLSTKAEEVATFFAKMLDHEYTTKEIFRKNFFKDWRKEMTSEEKSTITSLSKCDFTHMSQYFKAQSEARKQMSKEEKQKIKEENERLLKEYGYCVMDNHKERIANFKIEPPGLFRGRGNHPKMGMLKRRIMPEDIIINCSKDSKIPAPPPGHKWKEVRHDNKVTWLVSWTENIQGSIKYIMLNPSSRIKGEKDWQKYETARRLKKCVDKIRNQYREDWKSKEMKVRQRAVALYFIDKLALRAGNEKEEGETADTVGCCSLRVEHIKLHPELDGQEYVVEFDFLGKDSIRYYNKVPVEKRVFKNLQLFMENKQPEDDLFDRLNTSILNKHLQDLMEGLTAKVFRTYNASITLQQQLKELTNPDDNIPAKILSYNRANRAVAILCNHQRAPPKTFEKSMMNLQSKIDAKKEQLADARRELKSAKADAKVRRDEKSKKTVESKKKAVQRIEEQLMKLEVQATDREENKQIALGTSKLNYLDPRISVAWCKKWGIPIEKIYNKTQREKFAWAIDMAEEDYEF, encoded by the exons TGAGCACAAAGATTCCTcggaaaagaaacacaaagacaaggagaaaaccaaacacaaagaTGGCAGCTCAGAGAAACACAAAGACAAACACAAAGATAAAGacaaggagaagagaaaggaagagaag atgAAGTCATCTTCTggtgatataaaaataaagaaggaaaaggaaaatggtttTTCCAG TCCACCACGTATTAAAGATGAACCAGATGATGATGGGTTTTATGCATCTCCTAAAGAGGACTCCAAACCCCTGAAAAGACCTCGAGAGGATGATGA TGCTGACTACAAAcccaagaaaatcaaaacagaagacatcaagaaagcaaagaaaaggaaacaagaggaagaagag gacagcaaagcaaagaaagtTAAGAGCAAAGATAAGAAAATCCCTGAAGCAGACAAAAGAAAGAAGCCGAAAAAAGAAGAGGAGCAAAAATGGAAATG GTGGGAAGAAGAGCGCTACCCTGAAGGCATTAAATGGAAGTTCCTAGAGCACAAAGGTCCTGTATTTGCTCCACCATATGAACCTCTGCCTGAAAATGTCAAGTTTTATTATGATG GTAAAGTCATGAAGCTGAGTACCAAAGCAGAAGAAGTTGCCACATTCTTTGCAAAAATGCTTGATCATGAGTACACTACAAAGGAGATCTTCAGGAAAAACTTCTTCAAGGACTGGAGAAAG GAAATGACCTCTGAAGAGAAGAGCACTATCACCAGCCTCAGCAAGTGTGACTTCACCCACATGAGCCAGTATTTCAAAGCTCAGTCGGAAGCTAGGAAACAGATGTCCAAGGAGGAGAAACAG AAAATCAAAGAGGAGAACGAGCGGCTATTGAAGGAGTATGGTTACTGTGTGATGGACAACCACAAGGAGAGGATTGCCAACTTTAAGATTGAGCCCCCAGGTCTCTTCCGAGGTCGTGGGAACCATCCCAAAATGGGGATGTTGAAGAGGCGCATCATGCCCGAAGACATCATCATAAACTGCAGCAA GGATTCCAAAATCCCTGCCCCTCCACCAGGACACAAATGGAAGGAGGTTCGGCATGATAACAAGGTGACCTGGCTGGTGTCATGGACTGAGAACATCCAAGGCTCTATCAAATACATCATGTTGAACCCTAGCTCAAGAATTAAG GGTGAGAAGGACTGGCAGAAGTACGAGACAGCTCGGAGGTTGAAGAAGTGTGTAGATAAAATCCGGAATCAATACCGAGAAGACTGGAAATCCAAAGAGATGAAAGTACGGCAGAGGGCTGTGGCACTGTACTTCATTGATAAG CTTGCCCTGAGAGCTGgtaatgaaaaagaagaaggagaGACAGCTGACACCgtgggctgctgctctctgagagTAGAGCACATCAAGCTGCATCCTGAGCTGGATGGGCAGGAATACGTGGTTGAGTTTGACTTCCTCGGGAAGGACTCCATCCGATACTACAACAAGGTCCCTGTGGAGAAGAGG GTGTTTAAGAATCTTCAGCTGTTCATGGAGAACAAGCAGCCTGAGGATGACCTCTTTGACCGCCTCAAT ACCAGTATCTTAAATAAACACCTTCAAGACCTTATGGAGGGACTGACAGCCAAGGTATTCCGTACTTACAATGCCTCCATCACgctacagcagcagctcaagGAGCTCACGAATC CGGATGACAACATCCCAGCAAAGATCCTCTCCTACAACCGTGCCAACAGAGCGGTGGCCATCCTGTGTAACCACCAGAGAGCTCCACCCAAAACCTTTGAGAAGTCCATGATGAACCTGCAGAGCAAG ATTGATGCCAAGAAGGAGCAATTAGCTGATGCCAGGAGGGAACTGAAAAGCGCCAAAGCTGATGCCAAGGTCCGGAGGGATGAGAAGTCTAAAAA GACAGTGGAGAGCAAGAAGAAAGCGGTGCAGAGGATCGAGGAGCAGCTGATGAAGCTGGAGGTTCAGGCTACAGATAGGGAGGAGAACAAGCAGATTGCTTTGGGCACCTCCAAACTCAACTATCTGGATCCCAGGATCTCTGTTGCTTG GTGTAAGAAGTGGGGAATTCCTATAGAGAAGATTTATAACAAAACCCAACGAGAGAAATTTGCCTGGGCTATCGACATGGCAGAGGAAGACTATGAGTTTTAA